In Thermocrinis minervae, a single genomic region encodes these proteins:
- the leuB gene encoding 3-isopropylmalate dehydrogenase, whose protein sequence is MGVYKIAVLKGDGIGPEIVEASLLVLKRVGEIFGHDFVLEEGLIGGKAIDEKCTPLPQETLDLCLKADAVLLGAVGGPKWDNLPTDKRPEKGLLGIRKALDLYANLRPAKVYTALIDASPLKKEIAQGTDFIVVRELTGDLYYGEPRGIFRNGERYAINTMHYTESQIRRVVRKAFEIARVRRKKLTSVDKSNVLEVSALWREIVEEEKQNFPDVDVEHLYVDNCAMQIIKRPSTFDVIVTGNMFGDILSDEAAVISGSLGMLPSASLGDKHALYEPVHGSAPDIAGKGIANPIATILSVAMMLKYSFGLEKESSVIEQAVERVLQMGYRTPDISSEGTTVVGTTEMAQLISKEVEKLCEG, encoded by the coding sequence ATGGGTGTTTATAAGATAGCTGTACTGAAGGGAGACGGGATAGGTCCTGAGATAGTAGAGGCTAGCCTTCTCGTGCTCAAGCGTGTGGGAGAGATCTTTGGACATGACTTCGTGCTTGAAGAAGGCCTTATAGGCGGGAAAGCAATAGACGAGAAGTGTACTCCACTCCCACAAGAGACCCTGGATCTGTGCCTTAAGGCAGATGCTGTGCTGTTGGGTGCCGTAGGCGGTCCTAAGTGGGACAACCTTCCTACTGACAAAAGGCCAGAGAAGGGTCTTTTGGGCATACGTAAGGCCCTTGACCTTTACGCAAACCTAAGACCTGCAAAAGTCTACACAGCCCTCATAGATGCATCACCACTAAAGAAGGAGATAGCACAAGGAACAGACTTTATAGTAGTCAGAGAGCTAACCGGGGACCTCTACTACGGAGAACCCAGGGGTATATTCAGGAACGGTGAGAGGTACGCCATAAACACCATGCATTACACGGAGAGCCAGATTAGGAGGGTTGTAAGAAAAGCCTTTGAAATAGCCAGAGTTAGGAGGAAGAAGCTTACGAGCGTAGATAAGTCTAACGTTTTAGAGGTAAGCGCTCTCTGGAGGGAGATAGTCGAAGAAGAAAAACAGAACTTCCCAGATGTGGATGTAGAACATCTCTACGTGGACAACTGTGCCATGCAGATAATCAAAAGACCCTCCACCTTTGACGTCATAGTCACGGGTAATATGTTCGGTGATATCCTTTCAGACGAAGCTGCCGTAATATCAGGCAGTCTTGGTATGCTACCTTCTGCCAGCCTTGGGGATAAGCATGCCCTCTACGAACCAGTACATGGTTCAGCACCGGACATAGCCGGTAAAGGTATAGCAAACCCAATAGCTACAATCCTGTCCGTGGCTATGATGTTAAAGTACTCCTTTGGTCTAGAAAAGGAGTCATCAGTCATAGAACAGGCTGTAGAAAGAGTCCTTCAAATGGGCTACAGGACTCCTGACATATCCTCCGAAGGCACAACGGTAGTAGGAACTACCGAAATGGCTCAACTTATTTCAAAGGAGGTTGAAAAGCTATGCGAAGGTTGA